A part of Chryseobacterium shigense genomic DNA contains:
- the rbfA gene encoding 30S ribosome-binding factor RbfA, translating into MESNRQRKVAQIIQEDFAELFRKQSSESKQSILVSVSDVKVSADLGIAKIYLSIFPQEFRSAVMKEIEENKPQYRNFIGQKMAKQVRIIPQLNFYLDTALDDVEKLERELRGEGDNPVL; encoded by the coding sequence ATGGAAAGTAACAGACAAAGAAAAGTAGCACAGATCATTCAGGAAGACTTCGCAGAGCTTTTCCGTAAACAATCTTCGGAAAGCAAGCAAAGTATATTGGTATCCGTTTCAGATGTAAAAGTATCTGCAGATCTGGGTATTGCTAAAATTTATTTAAGTATTTTCCCGCAGGAATTCCGTTCCGCGGTGATGAAGGAGATTGAAGAAAACAAACCTCAGTACAGAAATTTCATCGGCCAGAAAATGGCAAAACAGGTACGTATTATTCCTCAGCTTAACTTTTATCTGGACACAGCTCTTGATGATGTTGAAAAGCTGGAAAGAGAATTAAGAGGTGAAGGCGACAATCCGGTTTTATAA
- the mce gene encoding methylmalonyl-CoA epimerase has translation MKLEHIGIAVKSLGISDELFTRLLGKESYKKETVEREGVMTSFYETGESKIELLEASNPESPISKFIDKKGEGIHHLAFGVENILTEIERLKKEGFQFISDEPKEGADNKLVVFLHPKSTNGVLVELCQEKQ, from the coding sequence ATGAAGCTAGAACATATTGGTATCGCCGTAAAATCTTTGGGAATTTCTGATGAACTTTTTACCAGATTATTAGGAAAAGAGTCTTATAAAAAAGAAACGGTGGAAAGGGAAGGGGTAATGACTTCTTTTTATGAAACCGGGGAAAGTAAAATTGAGCTGCTGGAAGCGAGTAATCCCGAAAGCCCAATCTCAAAATTTATAGATAAAAAAGGTGAAGGGATCCATCATTTGGCATTTGGCGTAGAAAATATCCTTACAGAAATTGAAAGATTAAAAAAAGAAGGATTCCAGTTTATCTCCGATGAACCGAAAGAAGGTGCTGATAACAAATTAGTTGTATTCCTACACCCAAAATCTACGAATGGTGTACTGGTAGAACTTTGTCAAGAAAAGCAATAA
- a CDS encoding DUF262 domain-containing protein yields MTVSKNQFYSLENIANWQLKGDEKIKLPILQRSFVWKPNQIETVWDSILRGYPIGAFLLAETTDSTFELLDGQQRSTSISLGFFNPWEEGSATFFDSKNKNYYHIPTVWIDLNPEKVSNTNRYLIRVLTRSHPWGYQAKNNSSTLSISDRKRALDIFRNAGRNVKYTELKNIDVFPFDANLPIPLVFLLKYIYGKQDATSSKEKLINQIADIKMNNQKESLYEEFISSNAFDDFIDEISKNLTSYSIPAIVLSNSLIKVANSQEKEDPTLFVRLNSQGTPLNGEELIYSIYKAEFPKSKELVESISADFIQPSRLLSFVNRLVWSDLSQNNYPNSFSVNQFRDRLNNLDFLKRLEDFIGSDNESMANKVFKRSFDILLSENKIKLPIILVKSLINDYPEIFLFYLNWIYIHYYNIKPESFSEIKKGFFYLTLFTLDKNKLPKEIWGESSKLSFWTYQSLQKLAYSNYLFITMPKISDLQVVYKMVIEKKVRWNEFYPSKEEYLKLFDNALDEKGFDEGEKSEIYKNQWNHLANQLAWNRNVLIYCQRDYFNKNFREFNSLEVLSDTNRPWDYDHIYPSSWVYQQQNVNPQIRDWHNMNANLRAISLEENRSHGNRENPKLKAEDLEASEFFITDDKEYWTKIENRIYDDQKAMYLMSAFVTRTINFYKEIYFFIVEKSL; encoded by the coding sequence ATGACTGTATCAAAAAACCAATTTTATTCTTTAGAAAATATTGCCAATTGGCAATTAAAAGGTGATGAGAAGATTAAGTTGCCAATTTTACAAAGATCTTTTGTATGGAAGCCAAATCAAATAGAAACTGTTTGGGATTCGATTTTGAGAGGTTATCCTATTGGAGCATTTCTTTTGGCAGAAACTACGGATAGTACCTTTGAATTATTAGACGGTCAGCAACGTTCCACTTCAATTTCTTTAGGATTTTTTAATCCTTGGGAAGAAGGTTCTGCAACATTTTTTGATAGTAAAAATAAAAATTACTATCATATTCCTACGGTTTGGATTGATCTGAATCCTGAAAAAGTTAGTAATACTAATAGATATTTAATCAGAGTTCTCACAAGATCTCATCCTTGGGGTTATCAAGCAAAAAACAATAGTTCTACTCTAAGTATCTCTGATCGAAAAAGAGCATTAGATATTTTTAGGAATGCTGGAAGAAATGTAAAATATACTGAGCTGAAAAATATCGATGTTTTTCCTTTTGATGCAAATCTTCCCATTCCATTAGTTTTTCTATTAAAATATATTTATGGAAAGCAAGATGCTACATCTTCAAAAGAAAAATTAATTAATCAGATTGCTGATATAAAAATGAATAATCAAAAAGAGAGCTTATATGAAGAGTTCATTTCTTCAAATGCTTTCGATGATTTTATTGACGAAATAAGCAAGAATTTGACGAGTTACTCAATTCCAGCAATAGTATTGAGTAATTCATTAATAAAAGTAGCTAATAGCCAAGAAAAAGAGGATCCTACACTATTTGTAAGATTAAATTCACAAGGAACTCCTCTTAATGGAGAAGAGTTAATTTATTCGATCTATAAGGCTGAATTTCCAAAAAGTAAAGAATTAGTAGAATCAATCAGTGCTGATTTTATTCAACCTTCAAGATTGTTATCATTTGTTAATAGGTTGGTTTGGTCTGACTTAAGTCAAAATAATTATCCAAATTCGTTCAGTGTAAATCAATTTAGAGATAGATTAAATAATTTAGATTTTTTAAAAAGGTTGGAAGACTTTATTGGTAGTGATAATGAAAGTATGGCAAATAAAGTTTTTAAAAGATCATTTGATATTTTATTGTCTGAAAATAAAATCAAATTACCAATAATCTTAGTGAAAAGTTTAATAAATGATTACCCAGAAATCTTTCTTTTTTATCTAAATTGGATTTATATTCATTATTACAACATCAAACCAGAGAGTTTCTCAGAAATAAAAAAAGGCTTTTTCTATTTAACATTATTTACTTTGGATAAAAATAAATTACCAAAAGAAATATGGGGTGAGTCGTCAAAATTATCTTTCTGGACTTATCAAAGCTTACAAAAACTTGCTTACAGCAATTATCTATTTATTACAATGCCTAAAATATCCGATCTGCAAGTAGTTTATAAAATGGTGATTGAAAAGAAAGTCAGATGGAATGAGTTTTATCCTTCAAAGGAGGAATATTTAAAACTTTTTGATAATGCTTTGGATGAAAAAGGTTTTGATGAAGGTGAAAAATCTGAGATTTATAAAAACCAATGGAACCATCTTGCAAATCAATTAGCTTGGAATCGTAACGTATTGATTTATTGTCAGAGAGATTATTTTAATAAAAACTTTCGGGAATTCAATAGTCTGGAAGTTTTAAGTGATACAAATAGACCATGGGATTATGATCACATATATCCAAGTAGTTGGGTATATCAACAACAAAATGTTAATCCTCAAATTAGAGATTGGCATAATATGAATGCTAATTTGAGAGCTATTTCGTTAGAAGAGAATCGAAGTCATGGTAATCGTGAAAACCCTAAACTGAAAGCCGAAGATCTAGAAGCATCAGAATTCTTTATAACTGATGATAAGGAATATTGGACAAAAATTGAAAATCGAATATATGATGACCAAAAAGCAATGTATTTAATGAGTGCTTTTGTAACTAGAACTATCAATTTTTATAAAGAAATATACTTTTTTATTGTTGAAAAATCCCTTTAA
- a CDS encoding site-specific integrase, translating to MRKPIIKAIIRTDKTDKKTGECPICIQIRMNGDKKRISIGEKIHPSHWDTDAGRAIGKGYGNLNKMIDKRKSDLEEFCTDSIIAGYQLSFSDIDKFLNGTKNSNFYDVFDSVMEIKKPKICDDTKYKYATLRSRLKAFQPRISTSNIDVAFITRFDNYLKGLNIGDGGIYNHHKCLKCIINEANRYKKAKIEQPYGKDMFTIKTPKHKTVFLDEDEVVKFKGFKSDSILANTVRDMFLLSCYSGLRYSDLFSLKVSDIDFNKGIISKKMLKTKHNIDIPMNSQIKTLLLKYMVSQKSNTKIFREVSNQVGNSILKEIAKECKINKNITFHVGRHTFASYLVNNCNISLPIVSKLLGHVNIANTLIYTNSNINNLKSVMSNVRFG from the coding sequence ATGAGAAAACCAATCATTAAAGCAATCATCAGAACTGATAAGACTGATAAAAAAACAGGCGAATGTCCTATATGTATTCAAATCAGAATGAATGGAGATAAAAAAAGAATTTCAATCGGAGAAAAAATACATCCTTCGCATTGGGATACGGATGCAGGTCGTGCAATAGGCAAAGGATATGGAAATCTGAACAAGATGATTGATAAGCGAAAAAGCGATTTAGAGGAATTTTGCACAGATAGCATTATTGCAGGGTATCAATTATCATTTTCTGATATAGATAAATTTTTAAATGGGACAAAGAACAGCAATTTTTATGATGTTTTCGATTCAGTCATGGAAATAAAGAAACCAAAAATTTGTGATGATACTAAATATAAGTATGCTACTTTACGTAGCAGATTAAAAGCATTTCAACCGAGAATATCTACTTCAAATATTGATGTTGCTTTTATCACAAGATTTGATAATTATTTAAAAGGCTTGAATATTGGAGATGGGGGTATTTACAATCATCATAAGTGCTTGAAATGTATTATAAATGAAGCTAATAGATATAAAAAAGCAAAAATTGAGCAGCCGTACGGTAAAGATATGTTTACAATTAAGACTCCAAAGCATAAAACTGTTTTTTTAGATGAAGATGAAGTAGTTAAGTTTAAAGGTTTTAAAAGCGATAGTATTTTAGCTAATACAGTAAGGGATATGTTTTTGCTTTCCTGTTATTCAGGTTTAAGGTATTCTGACCTGTTTTCATTGAAAGTATCAGATATAGACTTTAACAAAGGAATTATATCAAAGAAGATGTTAAAAACTAAGCATAATATTGATATTCCAATGAATAGTCAAATAAAAACATTACTCTTGAAATATATGGTAAGTCAAAAGTCCAATACAAAAATCTTTAGAGAGGTCAGTAATCAAGTAGGAAATTCTATTCTGAAAGAAATAGCAAAAGAGTGTAAGATCAATAAAAATATAACATTTCATGTTGGACGTCATACTTTTGCTTCTTATTTGGTGAACAATTGTAATATCTCCCTTCCTATTGTAAGTAAGCTACTAGGACATGTAAATATTGCCAATACTTTGATTTATACAAATTCAAATATTAATAATCTTAAAAGCGTAATGAGTAATGTTCGTTTCGGATAA